A window of the Trichoplusia ni isolate ovarian cell line Hi5 chromosome 4, tn1, whole genome shotgun sequence genome harbors these coding sequences:
- the LOC113492714 gene encoding extended synaptotagmin-2-A isoform X2: protein MASNEKKMVSSSKPALPPSSEDNVSVLAMMYRFFKKVSVVGAVYLVGYMQWSVAWLIGPVILSVLRDQWRKESEYRRNLAKAAAQSSEKDVVLAKLDDLPAWVFFPDVERAEWLNRILLQVWPNVNHYARNLLKDSIEPAVAESLSNFKLNGFKFERMILGTIAPRVGGVKVYDKNLSRNEIIMDVDLFYAGDCDISFVLQRIRGGIKDLQIHGMVRIVMKPLITKMPLVGGLQIFFLNNPSIDFNLVGAADVLDMPGFSDILRRCIVEQIAKMMVLPNKLPIKLSDEVPTVDLRMPEPEGVLRIHLVKAQNLMKKDVSMLGKGKSDPYAIITVGAQQWKTKHIDNDVNPRWDYWCEARIMQTLGQALEIEVFDKDEGNDDDKLGKCSLDISQVVRFGRLDTWQTLQEAKHGKVELRLSWHRLTSDVTELSRALTETLLIKTGDLSSAVLSVYIDSCKKLPNARAQSRPDPYLTVTVGKKTENTAVQMRTDDPVYEIGYSFLVQNPEIDNLEIKVLDSKTGSRLGQLTYSISSLLKQKNLSMITQPLMLQKSGPESKIIMSLQLRILKEAIKEEDFEEEPYAELPSEPSPGVTPAAAPAAPPAPANVDSVDNKQDALLTESAALRTEPELKNIEDAPIDNSSQKSVPVEVIEKEVDTQEYQVPTGRESPKLIHRTSSLTTSAGEAGLGRILISFRYSMQNQTLYVVVHKIMHIPLKDPSNVPDPYVKLYLLPGRAKDSKRKTVVVKDSCMPEYDEQFEWVIPLAELHSRQMEVTVATHKGFLGGSPVIGQVLVHLNQYDFREAKTMWFDLMPETSPRD, encoded by the exons ATG GCAAGTAACGAAAAGAAAATGGTGTCATCAAGTAAACCTGCTCTGCCCCCAAGCAGTGAAGATAATGTCAGTGTACTGGCCATGATGTATAGATtctttaaaaag GTATCGGTGGTTGGTGCGGTGTACCTTGTAGGATACATGCAATGGAGCGTGGCGTGGCTGATCGGTCCCGTTATACTGTCCGTACTGCGCGATCAATGGCGCAAGGAGAGTGAGTACCGGCGCAACTTAGCCAAGGCCGCCGCTCAATCGTCTGAGAAAGATGTTGTTTTGGCCAAACTGGACGACTTGCCGGCGTGG GTATTCTTCCCGGACGTGGAACGTGCAGAATGGCTGAACAGG ATTCTCCTGCAAGTGTGGCCAAATGTAAACCACTACGCTCGTAATCTGCTAAAGGACTCCATCGAGCCCGCAGTGGCGGAGAGCTTGTCTAACTTCAAACTTAACGGTTTCAAGTTTGAACGTATGATTCTTGGCACTATC GCGCCTCGTGTCGGCGGCGTTAAAGTCTACGACAAGAACTTGTCCAGGAACGAAATCATCATGGATGTTGACTTGTT CTACGCCGGCGACTGCGATATATCTTTCGTTCTGCAACGAATTCGTGGAGGTATTAAAGATCTTCAG ATCCATGGAATGGTGCGTATAGTGATGAAGCCGCTGATCACCAAGATGCCTTTAGTGGGAGGTCTACAAATATTCTTCCTGAACAATCCGTCTATTGACTTCAACTTGGTCGGCGCCGCTGACGTCCTTGATATGCCCGGTTTCAG TGATATTCTACGTCGTTGTATCGTAGAACAAATTGCGAAAATGATGGTGTTACCCAACAAGCTGCCTATTAAGTTGAGTGATGAAGTACCTACTGTTGATCTGAGGATGCCTGAACCTGag ggtGTTCTTCGTATTCACCTTGTAAAGGCGCAGAATCTTATGAAAAAAGACGTGTCGATGCTTG GTAAGGGTAAGTCTGATCCGTACGCGATAATAACGGTGGGCGCTCAGCAATGGAAGACCAAACACATTGACAATGACGTTAACCCGCGCTGGGACTACTGGTGCGAG GCGCGTATAATGCAAACTCTGGGTCAAGCGTTGGAAATTGAAGTGTTCGACAAGGACGAAGGCAACGACGATGACAAGCTCGGCAA GTGCTCGTTAGATATCTCTCAAGTTGTCCGCTTTGGTCGTTTGGATACG TGGCAAACGCTTCAGGAAGCTAAACACGGCAAAGTGGAATTGAGACTGTCGTGGCACCGCCTCACTTCTGACGTCACGGAACTTAGTCGC gcCCTGACTGAAACCCTCTTGATCAAAACTGGTGACCTCAGTTCAGCTGTTTTGTCAGTTTACATCGATTCTTGCAAAAAATTACCT AACGCTCGCGCCCAGTCGCGCCCCGACCCTTACCTGACCGTGACAGTGGGCAAGAAGACGGAGAACACCGCCGTACAGATGAGGACTGACGACCCCGTCTACGAGATAGGATACTCCTTCCTCGTGCAGAACCCAGAGATCGATAACTTGGAGATCAAG GTCCTGGATTCCAAGACTGGTAGCAGACTCGGACAGCTGACATACAGTATCTCATCGCTGTTGAAACAAAAGAACCTCAGTATGATCACTCAACCATTGATGCTGCAGAAGTCTGGACCAGAGTCCAAGATCATCATGTCTTTGCAGCTGAGG ATTTTGAAAGAGGCTATTAAGGAAGAGGACTTCGAGGAAGAGCCTTATGCGGAGTTGCCGAGCGAGCCCTCACCGGGCGTGACGCCGGCCGCTGctcccgccgcgccgcccgcgcccgccaaCGTCGACTCCGTAGATAACAAGCAAGACGCGCTGCTTACTGAATCTG CTGCTTTACGTACTGAGCCAgaactgaaaaatattgaagatgCGCCCATAGATAACAGCTCGCAGAAGTCCGTGCCTGTCGAAGTCATTGAAAAAGAAGTTG ACACTCAAGAATACCAGGTACCAACTGGTCGTGAATCACCTAAACTAATTCACAGAACTTCTTCGTTAACTAC GTCTGCCGGTGAAGCTGGTTTAGGCCGTATTCTAATTTCATTCCGCTACAGCATGCAGAACCAAACACTTTACGTAGTTGTACACAAAATCAT GCATATACCACTCAAGGATCCGAGCAATGTGCCTGACCCATATGTGAAGTTATACCTGCTGCCCGGACGAGCCAAAGACTCCAAACGCAAAACGGTG GTGGTGAAGGATAGTTGTATGCCTGAATACGACGAGCAGTTCGAGTGGGTGATCCCGCTCGCGGAGCTGCACTCGCGGCAGATGGAGGTCACTGTCGCCACGCACAAGGGATTCCTCGGCGGAAGCCCTGTTATTGGACAA GTACTAGTACATCTCAACCAGTACGACTTCCGTGAGGCCAAGACCATGTGGTTCGACCTCATGCCCGAGACATCGCCCAGAGATTAA
- the LOC113492714 gene encoding extended synaptotagmin-2-A isoform X3, with the protein MVSSSKPALPPSSEDNVSVLAMMYRFFKKVSVVGAVYLVGYMQWSVAWLIGPVILSVLRDQWRKESEYRRNLAKAAAQSSEKDVVLAKLDDLPAWVFFPDVERAEWLNRILLQVWPNVNHYARNLLKDSIEPAVAESLSNFKLNGFKFERMILGTIAPRVGGVKVYDKNLSRNEIIMDVDLFYAGDCDISFVLQRIRGGIKDLQIHGMVRIVMKPLITKMPLVGGLQIFFLNNPSIDFNLVGAADVLDMPGFSDILRRCIVEQIAKMMVLPNKLPIKLSDEVPTVDLRMPEPEGVLRIHLVKAQNLMKKDVSMLGKGKSDPYAIITVGAQQWKTKHIDNDVNPRWDYWCEAIISSRKSQVLQCELWDWDPGMGIQNDDYLGRCSLDISQVVRFGRLDTWQTLQEAKHGKVELRLSWHRLTSDVTELSRALTETLLIKTGDLSSAVLSVYIDSCKKLPNARAQSRPDPYLTVTVGKKTENTAVQMRTDDPVYEIGYSFLVQNPEIDNLEIKVLDSKTGSRLGQLTYSISSLLKQKNLSMITQPLMLQKSGPESKIIMSLQLRILKEAIKEEDFEEEPYAELPSEPSPGVTPAAAPAAPPAPANVDSVDNKQDALLTESAALRTEPELKNIEDAPIDNSSQKSVPVEVIEKEVDTQEYQVPTGRESPKLIHRTSSLTTSAGEAGLGRILISFRYSMQNQTLYVVVHKIMHIPLKDPSNVPDPYVKLYLLPGRAKDSKRKTVVVKDSCMPEYDEQFEWVIPLAELHSRQMEVTVATHKGFLGGSPVIGQVLVHLNQYDFREAKTMWFDLMPETSPRD; encoded by the exons ATGGTGTCATCAAGTAAACCTGCTCTGCCCCCAAGCAGTGAAGATAATGTCAGTGTACTGGCCATGATGTATAGATtctttaaaaag GTATCGGTGGTTGGTGCGGTGTACCTTGTAGGATACATGCAATGGAGCGTGGCGTGGCTGATCGGTCCCGTTATACTGTCCGTACTGCGCGATCAATGGCGCAAGGAGAGTGAGTACCGGCGCAACTTAGCCAAGGCCGCCGCTCAATCGTCTGAGAAAGATGTTGTTTTGGCCAAACTGGACGACTTGCCGGCGTGG GTATTCTTCCCGGACGTGGAACGTGCAGAATGGCTGAACAGG ATTCTCCTGCAAGTGTGGCCAAATGTAAACCACTACGCTCGTAATCTGCTAAAGGACTCCATCGAGCCCGCAGTGGCGGAGAGCTTGTCTAACTTCAAACTTAACGGTTTCAAGTTTGAACGTATGATTCTTGGCACTATC GCGCCTCGTGTCGGCGGCGTTAAAGTCTACGACAAGAACTTGTCCAGGAACGAAATCATCATGGATGTTGACTTGTT CTACGCCGGCGACTGCGATATATCTTTCGTTCTGCAACGAATTCGTGGAGGTATTAAAGATCTTCAG ATCCATGGAATGGTGCGTATAGTGATGAAGCCGCTGATCACCAAGATGCCTTTAGTGGGAGGTCTACAAATATTCTTCCTGAACAATCCGTCTATTGACTTCAACTTGGTCGGCGCCGCTGACGTCCTTGATATGCCCGGTTTCAG TGATATTCTACGTCGTTGTATCGTAGAACAAATTGCGAAAATGATGGTGTTACCCAACAAGCTGCCTATTAAGTTGAGTGATGAAGTACCTACTGTTGATCTGAGGATGCCTGAACCTGag ggtGTTCTTCGTATTCACCTTGTAAAGGCGCAGAATCTTATGAAAAAAGACGTGTCGATGCTTG GTAAGGGTAAGTCTGATCCGTACGCGATAATAACGGTGGGCGCTCAGCAATGGAAGACCAAACACATTGACAATGACGTTAACCCGCGCTGGGACTACTGGTGCGAG GCGATAATAAGCTCAAGGAAGAGTCAAGTGCTGCAGTGTGAGCTGTGGGACTGGGACCCAGGCATGGGCATACAGAACGATGATTATCTTGGCAG GTGCTCGTTAGATATCTCTCAAGTTGTCCGCTTTGGTCGTTTGGATACG TGGCAAACGCTTCAGGAAGCTAAACACGGCAAAGTGGAATTGAGACTGTCGTGGCACCGCCTCACTTCTGACGTCACGGAACTTAGTCGC gcCCTGACTGAAACCCTCTTGATCAAAACTGGTGACCTCAGTTCAGCTGTTTTGTCAGTTTACATCGATTCTTGCAAAAAATTACCT AACGCTCGCGCCCAGTCGCGCCCCGACCCTTACCTGACCGTGACAGTGGGCAAGAAGACGGAGAACACCGCCGTACAGATGAGGACTGACGACCCCGTCTACGAGATAGGATACTCCTTCCTCGTGCAGAACCCAGAGATCGATAACTTGGAGATCAAG GTCCTGGATTCCAAGACTGGTAGCAGACTCGGACAGCTGACATACAGTATCTCATCGCTGTTGAAACAAAAGAACCTCAGTATGATCACTCAACCATTGATGCTGCAGAAGTCTGGACCAGAGTCCAAGATCATCATGTCTTTGCAGCTGAGG ATTTTGAAAGAGGCTATTAAGGAAGAGGACTTCGAGGAAGAGCCTTATGCGGAGTTGCCGAGCGAGCCCTCACCGGGCGTGACGCCGGCCGCTGctcccgccgcgccgcccgcgcccgccaaCGTCGACTCCGTAGATAACAAGCAAGACGCGCTGCTTACTGAATCTG CTGCTTTACGTACTGAGCCAgaactgaaaaatattgaagatgCGCCCATAGATAACAGCTCGCAGAAGTCCGTGCCTGTCGAAGTCATTGAAAAAGAAGTTG ACACTCAAGAATACCAGGTACCAACTGGTCGTGAATCACCTAAACTAATTCACAGAACTTCTTCGTTAACTAC GTCTGCCGGTGAAGCTGGTTTAGGCCGTATTCTAATTTCATTCCGCTACAGCATGCAGAACCAAACACTTTACGTAGTTGTACACAAAATCAT GCATATACCACTCAAGGATCCGAGCAATGTGCCTGACCCATATGTGAAGTTATACCTGCTGCCCGGACGAGCCAAAGACTCCAAACGCAAAACGGTG GTGGTGAAGGATAGTTGTATGCCTGAATACGACGAGCAGTTCGAGTGGGTGATCCCGCTCGCGGAGCTGCACTCGCGGCAGATGGAGGTCACTGTCGCCACGCACAAGGGATTCCTCGGCGGAAGCCCTGTTATTGGACAA GTACTAGTACATCTCAACCAGTACGACTTCCGTGAGGCCAAGACCATGTGGTTCGACCTCATGCCCGAGACATCGCCCAGAGATTAA
- the LOC113492717 gene encoding nuclear cap-binding protein subunit 2, giving the protein MKRSSDAMNSSIEISSYRDQHFKGSRSEQEKLLRASSTLYVGNLSFYTTEEQIYELFSRCGHIRRVIMGLDKYKKTPCGFCFVEYYERPDSEQCMRYINGTRLDDRIIRCDWDAGFIEGRQYGRGKTGGQVRDEYRTDYDGGRGGYGKIIAQKITTTPMER; this is encoded by the exons ATGAAGCGAAGTTCCGATGCTATGAATTCATCCATTGAAATAAGTTCCTATCGTGATCAGCACTTCAAg GGATCTCGTAGTGAACAAGAAAAGTTACTGAGAGCGTCATCAACCCTGTACGTGGGAAACCTTTCGTTTTATACAACAGAAGAACAGATATACGAATTATTTTCAAGATGCGGTCATATAAGAAGAGTTATAATGGGTTTggataagtataaaaaaactcCTTGTGGATTTTGCTTTGTGGAGTATTATGAGAGACCTGATTCTGAACAATGTATGAG ATATATAAATGGCACAAGACTTGATGATAGGATCATCCGTTGTGATTGGGATGCTGGGTTCATTGAAGGAAGGCAGTATGGACGAGGCAAAACTGGTGGACAG GTACGAGATGAATATAGGACTGATTATGATGGTGGCAGAGGTGGCTATGGCAAAATCATTGCACAGAAAATAACAACAACTCCAATGGAACGTTGA
- the LOC113492715 gene encoding uncharacterized protein LOC113492715, translating to MATVEEFESLDEEVKELILNYRFKRATTYEPCTLKNFKECLIGLSEEFGLLNINYIFNPHLDITEGTLDSKALVNLINSVWTLLHTYKNVSQKVENLEEQNHILEHNNKQLNGLVGRLKEKINSEKNESKACVASAQRISDHSDEMLHKLTDARAKLLQVTKQKDANERKLNNEITRLKLQNEKLTDRLQNKDLHSHPSRTSQAVCKTLKSEQEDYIKHLKRIISKLENNNQMLVSEVLKLKEELIVSGDDH from the exons ATGGCCACTGTCGAAGAATTTGAAAGTTTAGACGAGGAGGTTAAAGAGCTAATTCTTAACTATAGATTTAAGAGAGCTACAACGTACGAGCCTTGTACACTCAAAAACTTTAAGGAATGTCTTATCGGTCTAAGTgaa gAGTTTGGATTACTCAacataaactatatttttaatccaCATTTAGATATAACCGAAGGAACGCTTGATTCTAAAGCGTTAGTAAATCTTATCAATTCTGTGTGGACTTTGCTACACACTTACAAAAATGTATCTCAAAAAGTGGAAAACTTAGAAGAACAAAATCATATTCTGGAACATAATAATAAGCAACTTAAT GGATTAGTGGGTAGATTGAAGGAAAAAATTAACTCGGAAAAAAATGAGTCTAAAGCGTGTGTGGCATCGGCCCAAAGAATATCTGATCATTCAGATGAAATGTTACACAAACTGACCGATGCCCGGGCTAAACTCCTGCAAGTCACCAAACAGAAAGATGCCAATGAGAGGaaactaaacaatgaaataacaaGATTGAAGTTACAGAATGAAAAATTAACAGACAGGCTGCAAAATAAAG atcTTCATTCTCATCCATCAAGAACATCACAGGCTGTCTGCAAAACTTTAAAATCAGAACAAGAAGAttacattaaacatttgaaaagAATAATAAGCAAACTAGAAAATAACAATCAAATGTTAGTGTCAGAAGTTCTTAAGTTGAAAGAGGAGCTTATTGTTTCAGGAGATGATCATTAA
- the LOC113492714 gene encoding extended synaptotagmin-2-A isoform X1 gives MASNEKKMVSSSKPALPPSSEDNVSVLAMMYRFFKKVSVVGAVYLVGYMQWSVAWLIGPVILSVLRDQWRKESEYRRNLAKAAAQSSEKDVVLAKLDDLPAWVFFPDVERAEWLNRILLQVWPNVNHYARNLLKDSIEPAVAESLSNFKLNGFKFERMILGTIAPRVGGVKVYDKNLSRNEIIMDVDLFYAGDCDISFVLQRIRGGIKDLQIHGMVRIVMKPLITKMPLVGGLQIFFLNNPSIDFNLVGAADVLDMPGFSDILRRCIVEQIAKMMVLPNKLPIKLSDEVPTVDLRMPEPEGVLRIHLVKAQNLMKKDVSMLGKGKSDPYAIITVGAQQWKTKHIDNDVNPRWDYWCEAIISSRKSQVLQCELWDWDPGMGIQNDDYLGRCSLDISQVVRFGRLDTWQTLQEAKHGKVELRLSWHRLTSDVTELSRALTETLLIKTGDLSSAVLSVYIDSCKKLPNARAQSRPDPYLTVTVGKKTENTAVQMRTDDPVYEIGYSFLVQNPEIDNLEIKVLDSKTGSRLGQLTYSISSLLKQKNLSMITQPLMLQKSGPESKIIMSLQLRILKEAIKEEDFEEEPYAELPSEPSPGVTPAAAPAAPPAPANVDSVDNKQDALLTESAALRTEPELKNIEDAPIDNSSQKSVPVEVIEKEVDTQEYQVPTGRESPKLIHRTSSLTTSAGEAGLGRILISFRYSMQNQTLYVVVHKIMHIPLKDPSNVPDPYVKLYLLPGRAKDSKRKTVVVKDSCMPEYDEQFEWVIPLAELHSRQMEVTVATHKGFLGGSPVIGQVLVHLNQYDFREAKTMWFDLMPETSPRD, from the exons ATG GCAAGTAACGAAAAGAAAATGGTGTCATCAAGTAAACCTGCTCTGCCCCCAAGCAGTGAAGATAATGTCAGTGTACTGGCCATGATGTATAGATtctttaaaaag GTATCGGTGGTTGGTGCGGTGTACCTTGTAGGATACATGCAATGGAGCGTGGCGTGGCTGATCGGTCCCGTTATACTGTCCGTACTGCGCGATCAATGGCGCAAGGAGAGTGAGTACCGGCGCAACTTAGCCAAGGCCGCCGCTCAATCGTCTGAGAAAGATGTTGTTTTGGCCAAACTGGACGACTTGCCGGCGTGG GTATTCTTCCCGGACGTGGAACGTGCAGAATGGCTGAACAGG ATTCTCCTGCAAGTGTGGCCAAATGTAAACCACTACGCTCGTAATCTGCTAAAGGACTCCATCGAGCCCGCAGTGGCGGAGAGCTTGTCTAACTTCAAACTTAACGGTTTCAAGTTTGAACGTATGATTCTTGGCACTATC GCGCCTCGTGTCGGCGGCGTTAAAGTCTACGACAAGAACTTGTCCAGGAACGAAATCATCATGGATGTTGACTTGTT CTACGCCGGCGACTGCGATATATCTTTCGTTCTGCAACGAATTCGTGGAGGTATTAAAGATCTTCAG ATCCATGGAATGGTGCGTATAGTGATGAAGCCGCTGATCACCAAGATGCCTTTAGTGGGAGGTCTACAAATATTCTTCCTGAACAATCCGTCTATTGACTTCAACTTGGTCGGCGCCGCTGACGTCCTTGATATGCCCGGTTTCAG TGATATTCTACGTCGTTGTATCGTAGAACAAATTGCGAAAATGATGGTGTTACCCAACAAGCTGCCTATTAAGTTGAGTGATGAAGTACCTACTGTTGATCTGAGGATGCCTGAACCTGag ggtGTTCTTCGTATTCACCTTGTAAAGGCGCAGAATCTTATGAAAAAAGACGTGTCGATGCTTG GTAAGGGTAAGTCTGATCCGTACGCGATAATAACGGTGGGCGCTCAGCAATGGAAGACCAAACACATTGACAATGACGTTAACCCGCGCTGGGACTACTGGTGCGAG GCGATAATAAGCTCAAGGAAGAGTCAAGTGCTGCAGTGTGAGCTGTGGGACTGGGACCCAGGCATGGGCATACAGAACGATGATTATCTTGGCAG GTGCTCGTTAGATATCTCTCAAGTTGTCCGCTTTGGTCGTTTGGATACG TGGCAAACGCTTCAGGAAGCTAAACACGGCAAAGTGGAATTGAGACTGTCGTGGCACCGCCTCACTTCTGACGTCACGGAACTTAGTCGC gcCCTGACTGAAACCCTCTTGATCAAAACTGGTGACCTCAGTTCAGCTGTTTTGTCAGTTTACATCGATTCTTGCAAAAAATTACCT AACGCTCGCGCCCAGTCGCGCCCCGACCCTTACCTGACCGTGACAGTGGGCAAGAAGACGGAGAACACCGCCGTACAGATGAGGACTGACGACCCCGTCTACGAGATAGGATACTCCTTCCTCGTGCAGAACCCAGAGATCGATAACTTGGAGATCAAG GTCCTGGATTCCAAGACTGGTAGCAGACTCGGACAGCTGACATACAGTATCTCATCGCTGTTGAAACAAAAGAACCTCAGTATGATCACTCAACCATTGATGCTGCAGAAGTCTGGACCAGAGTCCAAGATCATCATGTCTTTGCAGCTGAGG ATTTTGAAAGAGGCTATTAAGGAAGAGGACTTCGAGGAAGAGCCTTATGCGGAGTTGCCGAGCGAGCCCTCACCGGGCGTGACGCCGGCCGCTGctcccgccgcgccgcccgcgcccgccaaCGTCGACTCCGTAGATAACAAGCAAGACGCGCTGCTTACTGAATCTG CTGCTTTACGTACTGAGCCAgaactgaaaaatattgaagatgCGCCCATAGATAACAGCTCGCAGAAGTCCGTGCCTGTCGAAGTCATTGAAAAAGAAGTTG ACACTCAAGAATACCAGGTACCAACTGGTCGTGAATCACCTAAACTAATTCACAGAACTTCTTCGTTAACTAC GTCTGCCGGTGAAGCTGGTTTAGGCCGTATTCTAATTTCATTCCGCTACAGCATGCAGAACCAAACACTTTACGTAGTTGTACACAAAATCAT GCATATACCACTCAAGGATCCGAGCAATGTGCCTGACCCATATGTGAAGTTATACCTGCTGCCCGGACGAGCCAAAGACTCCAAACGCAAAACGGTG GTGGTGAAGGATAGTTGTATGCCTGAATACGACGAGCAGTTCGAGTGGGTGATCCCGCTCGCGGAGCTGCACTCGCGGCAGATGGAGGTCACTGTCGCCACGCACAAGGGATTCCTCGGCGGAAGCCCTGTTATTGGACAA GTACTAGTACATCTCAACCAGTACGACTTCCGTGAGGCCAAGACCATGTGGTTCGACCTCATGCCCGAGACATCGCCCAGAGATTAA